Proteins encoded together in one Stigmatella aurantiaca window:
- a CDS encoding NUDIX hydrolase, translating to MSPLPRPWQRLRRGLEHDYRIAKVRSDIFADPRTGHEHPRLLIDTPDWVNIIALTPDERIVLVRQFRFGTCDSTLEIPGGLVEAGEDPAVAAARELEEETGYVPGRVEALGSVRPNPALQGNTCYSFLARDCVQKHGGRPDEGEDLVVELHPYADVPRLIREGHITHAIIVAAFHLARLHADAAR from the coding sequence GTCCCCCCTTCCCCGTCCCTGGCAGCGCCTGCGCCGTGGCCTCGAGCACGACTACCGCATCGCCAAGGTCCGCAGCGACATCTTCGCCGACCCGCGCACGGGCCATGAGCACCCGCGCCTGCTCATCGACACGCCGGACTGGGTGAACATCATCGCCCTGACGCCCGATGAGCGCATTGTCCTGGTGCGGCAGTTCCGCTTCGGCACGTGCGACAGCACCCTGGAGATTCCGGGGGGCCTCGTGGAGGCGGGGGAAGACCCGGCGGTGGCCGCGGCCCGGGAGCTGGAAGAGGAGACGGGCTACGTGCCGGGCCGGGTGGAGGCGCTGGGGAGCGTGAGGCCCAACCCCGCCCTCCAGGGCAACACCTGCTACTCCTTCCTCGCGCGCGACTGCGTGCAGAAGCACGGGGGCCGCCCGGACGAGGGGGAGGACCTCGTCGTGGAGCTGCACCCCTACGCGGACGTGCCGCGCCTCATCCGCGAGGGCCACATCACCCACGCCATCATCGTGGCCGCCTTCCACCTGGCGCGGCTGCACGCGGACGCCGCGCGCTAA